AAATTAGCGAATTGATTGAGTGGTTTGAAGGCTGGGCTAACCCCTCCTGGCAGGAGAAGTGGGATAACTGTGGTTGGCAGATTGAACCGGGCGTTTTGGATCAACCCGCTCGGGTACTAGTTTGTTTAACACCGACTTTAGCAGTGATGGAAGAAGCGATCGCACTTCGGCAGCAGGGCAACCCTGTTAATTTGATTTTTGCCCACCATCCGTTGATTTTTGGCCCCCTGAAATCGGTGCAGAAAGGTGATGCCATTAGCGATATGGTCCGCCTCTCCATCACCCATCAAATTGGAGTTTACAGTGCCCACACTAATTTCGATCAGGTTACAGATGGTACGGCAGATGTGTTATCTCAGCTGTTAGAGCTACAGGATGCAGCGCCTGTGGAACCCACCCAAGATGGTCTCGGGTATGGTCGTGTGGGCAATCTTAAGCCTGCCCTGACCCTACAGCAGCTTCTAGCCAAGATTCAGTCTGCCCTAAACCCAGCCGATTTGCTGGTCTCACCCACCGCCGATCGCCAACAGGAAATTGAGCGGGTCGCGGTACTAGGCGGGTCTGGCGCGAGCTATATTTCAGCTGTGAGCCAAACAGGTGCCCAAGCTTATTTGACCTCGGACTGTAAGTTTCATCAGTTTCAAGAGAGTCGCGATCGCAACCTGATTCTGATTGATGCTGGGCACTATGCAACAGAACGGCCTGCCTGTGAACGCTTAGCCCAGAAATTTACCGACAAGGGAGTTGAATGGGCACAACTAAGCCAATCAGACGAAGATTTCCGCAATTTTTGGGCTGCCCACTAGAAAGACCAACAATGCAACTGCCACAGTTTTGAGATGAAACAGGTTTGCCAAATTTATAGGCAACTCTCTACAAAACTCACCAACAGTATTGAGATAGTCGGTATCGTCATTGGGCTGTTGATGATGGTGATACTGGCAAACATAGCTGCAGATGGTTCGGTATTGGCCTTGATCATTTTTACTCTCGTTACCCTGGCCCTTATCAGCGCTCAGCCTCTCCAGCAATGGCAGCAGCGTCGCCACACCAAGCAGCAGTTCCAGCTTCGTCAGCAAAGAGTAGATCAGCTACTAGCAGGACGGTCCCGAGCAGACATTTTGAAGACTTCACCCTTCAGTTATGGTCGTTGGCCCGATGGTGATGACAATTATATGATTGATGATCGGAGGCTAGGTAAGATTATTCACCAAGTCTGGAGTCCAGAAGAAGCAGAGTTATGGATCTTAGAGCAAACGTTACATGAAGAGGAAAACGGCGACGAAAGAGAATAAGCACACCACGCCTATACAGTTGATCCAACGTTGCTAACACCAACCTTGATGGATTCAACCTTAGTTCCATCAATTGAGATATCACGGCCATACCGTTATCAGAAATAGGCTAAATCGACCTTACCCATACATTCAATTTTGTTGACCCCGCTTCTGAGCTAAGCTAGTAATGCTTATACACCGCTCGACGACATGTATCGGTCGTCGATTATTGATTTAAAGGAGACAGCACGTGGTCAGGATTCTCCGGTTGTCAGAAATGACATCTGAAGAACTCGCTTCCATCAAACGACGGGCCGAGTTAGATATTGAACAGGCGCTAGCTGTCGCCAAAGAAGTCATTGACGAGATTCGCGCTGACGGTGATCAGGGTGTGATCAAATACGTGCGCAAATTTGATTTTCCCGGTGCCACTGCCGAAAATCTGAAAGTGACCGAAGCCGAATTTGCCACTGCCCGCGAGCAAGTCGAGTCTGAAATCAAAGCCGCGATTGAGCAAGCCTATCGCAACATCAAAGAAGTGCACGAACGGCAAATGCCAGAAGAAGTGCAGCTTGCCGAAATCGATGGCGGCGTCTTTGCTGGGGAGAAAGTCACCCCCATTGCCAGCGCTGGACTATACGTGCCTCGGGGTAAAGGCTCCTTCCCTTCTGTCATGCTGATGCTCAGTGTGCCTGCGGTGGTAGCCGGGGTAGAGAAAATTGTTGTTTGTACTCCACCCGACAAAAACGGCACCGTAGAACCTGCTTCTCTGGTTGCTGCTGAATTAGCAGGTGTAAAAGACGTTTATAAGTTAGGTGGCATCCAAGCGATCGCAGGGATGGCGATTGGCACGGAGACCGTTCCTAAAGTCGATAAAATTACTGGACCTTGCAACGTCTATGGCTCCGCCGCTAAGCGGCTGCTCTACGGTACCGTTGATGTCGGCTTACCCGCTGGCCCTAGTGAATCCATTATTCTCACCGATGAAACCACCGATCCTCGGATTGCTGCCCTAGATCTTTTAGTAGAAGCAGAGCATGGACCTGATTCCGCGGGCTTACTAGTCACCCACAGCGAAGACCTTGCCAAAGCTGCCTCCAAACATGCCGACGATTATATGGAGCAGCTACCGGACTGGCGCAAGGAGTTTTGTCAAAAGGGTCTGTCTTCCTATGGCGGCATTATTCTTACCTCCAGCCTGGAAGAATCCATCGACTTCCTGAATGAGTATGCACCTGAGCATTTGGAAGTCCTCGTCCAAGACCCCCTCAGCGTTCTCGGCAAAATCAAGAATGCTGGTGAAATTTTGCTTGGTCCTTATACGCCGATTCCAACCGCCAACTACTGCATTGGTGTGAACGCGATTCTGCCGACGGGCGGCTTTGCTCGTTCCTACTCGGCGGTGTCGGTATACGACTTCCTCAAGCGCACCGGGATTGGTTATTTAACCCAGGAAGGCTTTGCTCGCTTAGGTCATACGGCTCAGACATTGGCAGAGCATGAAGACTTCCCGGCCCATGCCATGGCCATTCGTGAGCGCAAGAACCTGCTTCCGTAAGGGGCATACCGAGGGTTACCGTGTCCGATCAACTCCTGTATCAGATTCAGACGTTACAGTTTTCTGATCAGGCAGCGGCGAATGCCCTGCTGAAGGACTTCGTCAATGACAATTTTCCCTTCAATGTGGAGCAAGTACAGGTGCGGCCCTCAGCGGTCTCCCTTAACTCCATTAATGGGTTCCTGCATACCGTAGAAGGGGACAAGCTGTTTTTCAAGACTCACGTTGAACCCCAAAGCCTGATTCATGAGTACTACAACTCTACGATTATGGCGGAGGCGGGTTACCCGATTATTCAGCCGATTTTTAGCTCGACGGAATGGGGTAAACAACTGCTGGTCTATGAGTTTTTTGAATTCCCTTCTCTATTTGACGTAGCTCGTCAGATTGAAACGGGACAGCGAGGTGGGGCTGACCGGATTGTGGCCCTGCAAGAACAAGCCGACCAAGCCCTGTGGAACATTTATCAGCAAACCCTGGAACCCTTATCCGCTGAAGACCATGCTGATGTGCCGATCCATCAACTCTTTATCCATCGCCTGGTTGGGGGACGCTATCACGAGTTTTATGCAGGCAAAGAAGTCAAGCTACCGGGGCAAACCCTCAATTTTGATCGGCTGGCTCAACTGACTTGGCAGATTAATGGCATCACTTACCAAGACACCCTAGCAGACATTATCCAAACGGCTAGTCAAAAACTAGAGCCGACCGCGACCCCCTCTGTTGTCGGTCATGGGGATGCCCATAACGGCAATGTGTTTGTGGATGAAGCTACAGAAACCCTTATTTACTTTGATCCGGCCTTTGCAGGGCGGCATTCCCCCTTTTTAGATCTAACGAAGCCCATATTCCACAACGTATTTGCGATTTGGCTATATTTTCCCCAAGAGATAGCTCAAGACCTATCTATTAATGTGGAGATTTCAGCAGATCGCATCCACGTGGATCATGATTTTCAACCGTCAGCCATACGCCTAGAATTCCTGCAATCAAAGATTAAGCATGTCCTTCAACCTTTGATTGACCATCTCAAAGCTGCAGGACAACTCCCAGATACCTGGCGGCAAGAACTCAAGCTAGCGCTTTTTTGCTGTCCCTTTTTAACCATGAATCTCTGTGATACCCAGCGTTTCCCTCCTGAAATTACGCTACTAGGGTTATCTCTAGCGGTTGAAATGGGCAGTACATGCACCTCCCAGGACCAAAGCATTTTGGATGCGGCCCTAGACCAACTGAGCGCCTGAGCGAGACTTCAAGGTGTGCCGTCCATGTGGAATTCAACTACGCCGACGTTTCCTAAATTGCAGTGTAAGCGCGGCATTCTGCGAATGGCGACAGAGGATGATATCGATGCTATTCTCAGATATTTCATCGTTAATCGTGATCATTTAGAACCCTTTGAGCCGATCAAACCCGTGGAGTTTTATACACCGGAGTTTTGGCGAGTCTTGATTTGCGATCGCAACCAAGCATTTCTCAACGACCAAGGTATCAAATTCTTCCTCTTCGATCAGCACCATCCCCAACAGATTATTGCAGCGATCAACTTCTCGAATGTCGTTCGAGGCGCTTTTCAGTCCTGCACCCTAGGGTTTAGTATTTCCGCCCAGTATCAAGGGCAAGGCTATATGACCGAGTCGATACCTGTTGCTATTTCATACCTATTCTCTGACTTCAGCTTTCATCGAATTATGGCAGCCTATATGCCCCATAACCAACGTAGCGGCAGACTTCTCCGACGATTAGGCTTTCAAATGGAAGGGTATGCCTCTAGATATCTCTGTATTAACGGAATCTGGCAAGACCACATACTCACCAGCCTCATTAAAACTAATGTTTAGATTTTATTTAGATATACCCATCACCAAATCGAAAAAGACTTGGGCACAATAGGGGTAGCTATTGTCATGGAAGTTCGACGGGGGGCGCAAGCCCCTTTTTTTTAGAGAATGAAACAAAAAAACAACAACTTAAAATCTTGTAAATTGTTTCAAATCTTCCACTTCTTTACAACAATTTTTATTCTTTTGATAACTTAAAATACCTTTAACTATTTCTCACTGAATTGAGAGATAAAGCTTTGCAAAATCTGAGTATCTTTTCTATCGCACTGCTACGAACGCGATAGAAGCGGCAGTCAAGAACTTTAATCCCCAAAGATCTCAAAATTCAAAAAATAATCATTTAATATTTTCTACAGAGATGTGTTTGTTTCTGTAGAAAATAGGGCATGATGTAATCAATTAGTCTCCAAATAAAAACCCAGCACGGGGGGTGCTGGGTCGATATGGGAGGTATTGGAACCCTCTGGATGAGTGAATGCATCGCATCCGAGGGTTTTTTATGGCATGAATTAACTAGTTGTTTACACTCTAACCATTCTTCCAAATCCACACCTGAGAAGAACTACGGAATTATTATTTCTCTTGCTATAAAACCTCCAGTAAATACACCCACATCTATGTTCCCTCTATAGACGCTATAGAATGGAAGCCATCACACCACTAATAGAAATAGAAACCGAGCTAGATATTTTTATTCGCAACACCTTTGGCTCGCTGAAATGAATCCATTCATAGTTTCTATAGGAGAGCAGATATGGAAACTCAAATCGGTTCCAATCCAAGCAACTTAGATTTTCAATTCAATTTTTGGCAACAGTGGTATCCTGTCGCTCCCTTAGAAGATTTAGATCCGCAGCGTCCCACTCCCATCACGTTATTAGGGCAGCATTTTGTCATTTGGCAACCTAAAGATTCTGACCAATATCTGGTGTTCCAAGATCTGTGCCCCCACCGCTTAGCTCCCCTGAGTGAAGGTCGCATTGACGAGCAAACGGGGCAGCTCATGTGTAGCTATCACGGTTGGCAATTTGACCAACAGGGTCTTTGCACCCACATTCCTCAAGCTGAAGCCATTACCCCTCAACAATCACAGCTATACTGCGTCACTTCTGTTCCCACACAATCACAAAGTGGGCTGTTGTGGGTCTGGCCAGATCCAGACACCCAAGATATTGCTGCGACTCAACCGTTGCCTCTCTCTCCCTTCGTTAATGCTGACCAAAACTTTGTCTGGTCTTCTGTCATGAGGGATTTGGCCTATGATTGGCAGACATTAGTCGAAAACGTCTCTGACCCGAGTCACGTGCCCTTTGCCCATCACGGTGTCCAAGGCAATCGCAACCAAGCTGCTCCTATTCCTATGGAGGTTCTGACCTCCACCCCAGAATTAATTGAAGTCCAGACCACAGGGAAGTTCTCTACCAACATTACCTTTCAACCTCCCTGCCGAGTGGAGTATCAATTTTCTATCGGCGATGGGAAACAAGCGACCATGGTCACCTACTGTATTCCCATTGCTCCAGGTCGATCTCGCATCGTAGCCTTGTTTGCACGAAATTTTGCCACAGGTTTAATGAAAGTGATTCCTCGCTGGGTAGAGCATATGAAAAACCGCAATCCAGTGCTGGATGGTGACATGATTTTGTTACGCTCCCAAGAAAAACAGCTGCTTCAGCACACCCAAACCCAAAGTTGGCAAACCATCTACAAACTCCCCACCAGTGCGGATCGTCTCGTGATTGAATATCGGCGATGGTTCGAAAAGTATAGTCATGGACAAATTCCTTGGGGATCTGCCCATCAGCAGATCCCCGTTGCTTCCAACAACTATGACTATTTACAGCCCCAAGGGGAGCAGCGACCTCAGCTTCTGGATCGATATCATCAACACACCTTGATCTGTAGTAGCTGCCGAGGAGCATTGAGCAGAATCAAGCTATTGCAAAAGATGTTGGTCGCTGTCTTTGCAATCGCCATCAGTGGAGCTGCAATTTTGCCCGACGATTTAAGAGCAACGTGGGGAATTCCTTTAGTGATTACAGCCCTTCTAGGATTAGGGGGTTGCTACTGGTTGAAATATTGGCTGGAACCCAAATTTTATTTTGTTGACTATATTCATGCTGATCACTGAGCAGTCAGGATATCGATACAGCCCTTAACAATCGACATGATTGCTGTGATTCAAGCTCAAGGTATTTGATCAAGCGTTATAGCTGGATAATCATCATCTGTAGCAAGAAGGCTATGCTTCACTCCCAGACTCAACAGGTGGGTTTCAAGGTTAATCCATCAAGCATCGCTGGAGATAATAGTTAGTACCACAATAATTTGTAGAAAATAAAAATCTACATGGTTATTTTATGAATTTTTGTTACTTTATATAAAATATTTCTCGCACCTGAAATGAATTCCTAATTCGTCAGTCTCTTGACCAGAGTAGCGATCTAAACTAGCGATCTTAAAAATCTTCCAAACCCTTCGTAGGAAATGCATTACAAGATATTTCAAGTTTTACATAAACGATCCAAACAAGGTGTCTATCGGGGATAGAGCGTAGAGTATTACAACTGCGATCGCATCTACAGCCTCATCATCACAACGGGGATCAAAATCAACACAATCCTTGTTCTGCATAGCTTTCAAGAATCAACCTTGTTTTTGTTACCCATATGTAAAGAACTGTATTGAGTCCTGGCTATGTAAACCATGAGTATTAAGTATTTTTTCTTAGCCTGTTTGGGCCTAGCGGGAGGATATACTTCTAGAACAGAAACGCTTGATGTTGTTGAGGTCGCGTATGGATTCGCCCCCTCCTATGTTGTTTGCGTCGATCACAGCCTTTTCTATGACGCTAGCTGTGTTCCTTTACATAGGACTTGGTGTACTAGGGATTGCCCTACGAAGATTGCGACTCCGTCACGGTGAAGCTTCTTGGGGATGGTTACGTTATATCCACTATGGTTTGGGTATTACGCTAGTACTAACCATTTTAGAATTAATGACCATCGGTATTTTAGGTGCCTCCACTTATGAAGGGACCTCCGGTCATTCATCTCATTTGCCTGCTGGCCTATTGGTGGCCGGTTTAACCCTGGCTTCTGCTTGGGCAGCCAGTCGTGTTCATCCCAAACGCCCTTGGGCTCGTCCACTCCACGTCAGCATTAACGGCATGCTTTTTCTAGCCTTAACCGCTGTGTCTTGGACAGGCTGGTCAGTACTACAAAATTATCTGCCCCAGTAACGCCTAATCAATATTCAACTTACAAGTACGTGGCGTTTGCTACGTACTCTGTTGTCTTATGCAAAAACTCAGTGGCCGCTGTCTCTGCGAAGGAATCGCTTATGAGATTTCAGGCGAGCTAGGTCCCATCTTTAACTGCCATTGCTCAAAATGCCGTCGCTGGCATGGGGCTGCTTTTCGCACCCGAGCCACTATCAATGCCCAGCAATTTCGGTGGACTAGGGGTGAAGAGCTGCTGTCTCGTTACCATTCGTCTGAGTTTGTCGTGAAGCATTTTTGCTCTGTCTGTGGCTCCAATCTGATCAGCACCTATGACAATGACCCTGATAAAATCGGCGTTCCTTTAGGGGGACTAGATCAAGCGCCCCACAATACCCCAGAGGGCCATATTTATGTGGGGTCCAAATCACCTTGGTTCACCATTACAGATGACCTCCCCCAGCACGATACCTGGCCAGGTAGCCATGCCAAAGTTCGCGAGACCCGCTAAACACTATGCAGTCGGTTCAGTCCCTTGCCAGCGCTGCAGAGGGACACAATCGATTCCGAGCTGATCTAAAGCCCGAGCAACCACAAAGTCTGCCAAATCTTCGATGGTTTGGGGGTTATGGTACCAGGCAGGAATCGCAGGTACAATCCGGGCTCCAGCCTCAGCTAAGGTGGTCAAATTCCGCAGGTGAATCAGGCTAAAAGGAGTTTCTCTAGGCACGATTACTAAAGGTCGTCGTTCCTTCAGGTGAACATCAGCTGTTCGCTCTAATAGGCTAGAACTGAGACCCGCAGCAATTTTAGCCACTGTACTCATACTGCAAGGAATCACCAGCATCCCTAAAGTACGAAAGGAACCGCTGGCAATGCCTGCACCAACGTTAGTCGCAGCATGGCAAGTTAATTTCCCACCCCATTCATCGGCTTGCTGACGCCAAAATTGCTCTTGCTTAACAGGATCAGCGGGCATCCGAATATTTTGTTCGGCTTGCCAAACCTGAAAAGTGGCCTTAGACGCCACCAGCTCTATCGAATAATTTGCTCGCAGCAAGAACTTAATGGTGCGCACGGCATAGAGTAATCCGGATGCACCAGACACGCCGATAGTAACGGGTAAAGGTGAGTTAGAGTGAGACACAAGCGTAGGCCATAAAAGAGGGGTATTTCGCCTCAGCGGAACGTTCTATTATAACGTTGTACCTCTGTATTCCTCACAGAGAGAGCGATCCCCAACTGAGGCATTATCTCTATAGTGCTTGCAGAATCAGTGCCATCAGAAAACAAGAGGGCAGCGCAATCTCTCCAGAAACATCAGTTTGACACCAAGGAACCCTGATTGAATCGAACTTTCTTTTCATCCAAAGGTTTTACACTGCTCTGTTGGGCAGTGTGGATGGGGGTCATGGTCCAATTTTCCACTCAGCGATGGGGCGGCGAGCAGACCCAATCCATTCTGACAACCCTCTTAGATTGGAGTGTTCCAGCCCTGCTCAATACCCTCAGCCCAGAGCAGCTACACACCCTGAACTTTATCGTTCGGAAGGGGGCGCACCTAACGGAATATGCCATTCTCACCACTCTTTGCTTCACAATGGGGACATGGGGGTTCCAAAAACCTTGGCAATCCGTATTACCTTTTGCAGTTCTGGGTTCAGCCATCTTTGCGGTCACCGATGAGTTTCATCAGAGTTTTGTCCCCAATCGCGGTGCATCTCCGGTCGATGTGATGATCGATATTACGGGTGCCTTGATGGCAGTGGGCTTGATCAGTATTTGGAAAACCCGATTTCAGCCGGAGACGGAACAAGATCGATGACGGTAACTCAGTTTTTACATGCAGCCTTGCTCGTGCAAGATTTAGAGCGTTCTCGGCAGTTTTATGGCGAGGTGCTGGGATTAACGGAATGTCCTCGTCCCTTTGATTTTCCAGGGGCTTGGTACCAAATCGGTCCTCAACAGCTTCATATCATGGTGTCTCCTGAGTATTCCGCCAGACAAGCCGATCCAGAACGATGGGGACGTAATCGCCATGTGGCTTTGGCGGTGTCTAATCTAGAGGACTGTCAAACCCAGCTCAAAGCAGCTGGCGTCACCTACCAGTTAAGCCACTCAGGCCGAGCTGCATTATTTGTACACGATCCAGATGGCAACATTATTGAGCTAAGCCAAGTCGATGCCCCACCTAGCCAGAATTGCTCTGTATCCCTTTAAGTCTTTAGATGGCGTTATGGTCCAATCCGCCAATATTTTGGCGAGCGGTGCCCTGGAGCATGACCGGGAATATGCTTGCTTTGATCGCCAGGGAAAAGTGGTGAATGGTAAACGATTTGCCCAGATTCATCAGTTGCGATCGCAATGCTCCAACGACTACCAAACCTTAACCCTACAAGCGCCCCACACCGAACCTCAAACCTTCCATATCGAGCAAGAACGCAGCGATTTAGAAGCATGGCTGAGTGACTTCTTTCAGTTTGATATCCAGGTTCAACAAAATTCAGCATTAGGCTTTCCCGACGATACCGACTCCCCCGGCCCCACCCTAATTAGCACAGCCACCCTAGAAGCAGTTGCCGCTTGGTACCCCGATTTGACGGTTACAGAGCTGCGCCGACGCCTACGCACCAACTTAGAGATAGGCGGTGTACCCGCCTTTTGGGAAGATCAGCTTTTTGCCGATGCCAAGCATCTTGTGCAATTTCAAATTGGGTCCGTGGTTCTAGAAGGCGTTAATCCCTGCCAACGATGCATCGTCCCCACCCGTGATTCCCAATCGGGTGTCGCTACTCCCAAATTCCAAAAAACGTTTCTCCACAATCGCAAGCAGACATTACCAGACTGGGTTAATCTCGCACGCTTCAATCATTTCTACCGTTTGGCGGTAAATACGCGCATTCCCAAGGATCAAGATTCTGTCTTAACTCAAGGAGATATCATTCGCATCAACGGTATTGTTAGCAATACTGAGCTAACACCGTGAGCTTAAGTCTTTAGCCGTCGAACTACCAACCAATCGAACAGATCACCAACTGTCACGCTAATCTCCTTGGCAAAACTCGGCGCAGGTAATACTTGCTGCGGCTGATCAAACACCTTGACTTGCTCAGGGGGTAAATACACCAAAACCGTCTGCTCCTCTGGATCAATCAGCCAACCCATCTGAGAGCCATGCTGGAGACAATGCAGAATATTTTTAGTGACCCGAGTTTGATTTTGGTCAGGCGATAAAATTTCTATGGTCCAATCTGGCGCATCAGTAAATGTATCAGCAATCTCTCCGTTGTCATCACAGGGCAACCGTTCCCAGACAAAAACTGCAATATCTGGCACCGTTGAACGTCCACCAAATGTACAGCGAAGTTCGGAAAACGCCCAAGCCACCTGAACCGACTGCAACGCAGAATTAATGGTAGTAGAAAGTTGCGTTTGCAATACGCTGTGTTTGCCTTGAGGCATGGGCTTTTGAAAAATTCGGCCGTTGATATACTCACTTGCAGGCTGTGTCTCTGACAATTGCAGAAAGTCTTTCAAGGTAAGGGCTGGAGTTAAAGTTTGTGCCATACAAATACCCTGCAATATAACCAGGTCAGCATCTCACAATAATTTGGGAAGTATTGCTGTTAGGATGTGGCTCTATCTTAGACTAGTGACGTTTTGACATTTGTTGACCCTCTACCTTGGTTAAACCTTTAACTACAACCTGCATATGTCAGCGTCCAGTCTACGCATAGCCTCATATTCTGTGACTAAGCTCTTGTGCCCAGCTTTACCGTAGATCTGAATAACGGAATCGCGAAAATCTTCCGGATTTGCACCGTATATCACACCAAGTGTCAGGTCAGTTTCATACTGAGTAATTACAGACTTAAGTTGCTCAAAACAACTATTTCGCAGTAGAAGATCATCGCCATTATGTATGTCCAAATATCTTTGTACCGCTGCGTTACCGCCAAAATCTCCATAGTGCCAACCATCATCAGGATTGGCCCACTTCAACCAGGTTCGTATCGCCTCTTCATCGGACATTTTTTGCACTCCCTGATAGCGATACCCCAACTCAATGTAATTCTCGACCGTTTTTGCCAACGAGTCAGAAGTTGCTATTGCATAACCCAGGTAGTTGCACTGCTGTCCCAGAAGTAGCGCAAAAGCGTACGGTCTTTCATGGCAGTAGGTGAGTTCTGTCTTACATAGCTCATCAACGATTATTGAGGCAATCATCTTGGTGTGGGGCAAAACTATTTTTTCGACACCTGACATCTGACAAGGCTTAAACGACATTAATGAAGATCAGACTTGATTAATACAATCAAACGACTGTATTTTAGGTTTTTAGCCTTAATTCTGGTCAATTTTAATTTAATTCTGAATTTAAAGCAGTGGTTAAGCTTACAAGACAATTACGTCGTCATGCTGATTCAAGGAAGTAGCGGTATACACCAGCCGATAAAGACTAGTAACGTAATTCAGAT
The genomic region above belongs to Acaryochloris sp. CCMEE 5410 and contains:
- a CDS encoding Nif3-like dinuclear metal center hexameric protein, with the translated sequence MKISELIEWFEGWANPSWQEKWDNCGWQIEPGVLDQPARVLVCLTPTLAVMEEAIALRQQGNPVNLIFAHHPLIFGPLKSVQKGDAISDMVRLSITHQIGVYSAHTNFDQVTDGTADVLSQLLELQDAAPVEPTQDGLGYGRVGNLKPALTLQQLLAKIQSALNPADLLVSPTADRQQEIERVAVLGGSGASYISAVSQTGAQAYLTSDCKFHQFQESRDRNLILIDAGHYATERPACERLAQKFTDKGVEWAQLSQSDEDFRNFWAAH
- the hisD gene encoding histidinol dehydrogenase yields the protein MVRILRLSEMTSEELASIKRRAELDIEQALAVAKEVIDEIRADGDQGVIKYVRKFDFPGATAENLKVTEAEFATAREQVESEIKAAIEQAYRNIKEVHERQMPEEVQLAEIDGGVFAGEKVTPIASAGLYVPRGKGSFPSVMLMLSVPAVVAGVEKIVVCTPPDKNGTVEPASLVAAELAGVKDVYKLGGIQAIAGMAIGTETVPKVDKITGPCNVYGSAAKRLLYGTVDVGLPAGPSESIILTDETTDPRIAALDLLVEAEHGPDSAGLLVTHSEDLAKAASKHADDYMEQLPDWRKEFCQKGLSSYGGIILTSSLEESIDFLNEYAPEHLEVLVQDPLSVLGKIKNAGEILLGPYTPIPTANYCIGVNAILPTGGFARSYSAVSVYDFLKRTGIGYLTQEGFARLGHTAQTLAEHEDFPAHAMAIRERKNLLP
- a CDS encoding GNAT family N-acetyltransferase is translated as MWNSTTPTFPKLQCKRGILRMATEDDIDAILRYFIVNRDHLEPFEPIKPVEFYTPEFWRVLICDRNQAFLNDQGIKFFLFDQHHPQQIIAAINFSNVVRGAFQSCTLGFSISAQYQGQGYMTESIPVAISYLFSDFSFHRIMAAYMPHNQRSGRLLRRLGFQMEGYASRYLCINGIWQDHILTSLIKTNV
- a CDS encoding Rieske 2Fe-2S domain-containing protein, with product METQIGSNPSNLDFQFNFWQQWYPVAPLEDLDPQRPTPITLLGQHFVIWQPKDSDQYLVFQDLCPHRLAPLSEGRIDEQTGQLMCSYHGWQFDQQGLCTHIPQAEAITPQQSQLYCVTSVPTQSQSGLLWVWPDPDTQDIAATQPLPLSPFVNADQNFVWSSVMRDLAYDWQTLVENVSDPSHVPFAHHGVQGNRNQAAPIPMEVLTSTPELIEVQTTGKFSTNITFQPPCRVEYQFSIGDGKQATMVTYCIPIAPGRSRIVALFARNFATGLMKVIPRWVEHMKNRNPVLDGDMILLRSQEKQLLQHTQTQSWQTIYKLPTSADRLVIEYRRWFEKYSHGQIPWGSAHQQIPVASNNYDYLQPQGEQRPQLLDRYHQHTLICSSCRGALSRIKLLQKMLVAVFAIAISGAAILPDDLRATWGIPLVITALLGLGGCYWLKYWLEPKFYFVDYIHADH
- a CDS encoding DUF4079 domain-containing protein, whose amino-acid sequence is MDSPPPMLFASITAFSMTLAVFLYIGLGVLGIALRRLRLRHGEASWGWLRYIHYGLGITLVLTILELMTIGILGASTYEGTSGHSSHLPAGLLVAGLTLASAWAASRVHPKRPWARPLHVSINGMLFLALTAVSWTGWSVLQNYLPQ
- a CDS encoding GFA family protein; this encodes MQKLSGRCLCEGIAYEISGELGPIFNCHCSKCRRWHGAAFRTRATINAQQFRWTRGEELLSRYHSSEFVVKHFCSVCGSNLISTYDNDPDKIGVPLGGLDQAPHNTPEGHIYVGSKSPWFTITDDLPQHDTWPGSHAKVRETR
- a CDS encoding flavin prenyltransferase UbiX, with translation MSHSNSPLPVTIGVSGASGLLYAVRTIKFLLRANYSIELVASKATFQVWQAEQNIRMPADPVKQEQFWRQQADEWGGKLTCHAATNVGAGIASGSFRTLGMLVIPCSMSTVAKIAAGLSSSLLERTADVHLKERRPLVIVPRETPFSLIHLRNLTTLAEAGARIVPAIPAWYHNPQTIEDLADFVVARALDQLGIDCVPLQRWQGTEPTA
- a CDS encoding VanZ family protein; this translates as MWMGVMVQFSTQRWGGEQTQSILTTLLDWSVPALLNTLSPEQLHTLNFIVRKGAHLTEYAILTTLCFTMGTWGFQKPWQSVLPFAVLGSAIFAVTDEFHQSFVPNRGASPVDVMIDITGALMAVGLISIWKTRFQPETEQDR
- a CDS encoding VOC family protein, which codes for MTVTQFLHAALLVQDLERSRQFYGEVLGLTECPRPFDFPGAWYQIGPQQLHIMVSPEYSARQADPERWGRNRHVALAVSNLEDCQTQLKAAGVTYQLSHSGRAALFVHDPDGNIIELSQVDAPPSQNCSVSL
- a CDS encoding MOSC domain-containing protein, translating into MPHLARIALYPFKSLDGVMVQSANILASGALEHDREYACFDRQGKVVNGKRFAQIHQLRSQCSNDYQTLTLQAPHTEPQTFHIEQERSDLEAWLSDFFQFDIQVQQNSALGFPDDTDSPGPTLISTATLEAVAAWYPDLTVTELRRRLRTNLEIGGVPAFWEDQLFADAKHLVQFQIGSVVLEGVNPCQRCIVPTRDSQSGVATPKFQKTFLHNRKQTLPDWVNLARFNHFYRLAVNTRIPKDQDSVLTQGDIIRINGIVSNTELTP
- a CDS encoding Uma2 family endonuclease; this encodes MAQTLTPALTLKDFLQLSETQPASEYINGRIFQKPMPQGKHSVLQTQLSTTINSALQSVQVAWAFSELRCTFGGRSTVPDIAVFVWERLPCDDNGEIADTFTDAPDWTIEILSPDQNQTRVTKNILHCLQHGSQMGWLIDPEEQTVLVYLPPEQVKVFDQPQQVLPAPSFAKEISVTVGDLFDWLVVRRLKT